The Buchnera aphidicola (Hyalopterus amygdali) genome has a segment encoding these proteins:
- the ilvD gene encoding dihydroxy-acid dehydratase, with protein MPRYRSFTTTHGRNMSGARALWRATGMIDEDFKKPIIAVVNSFSQFVPGHIHLQEVGKIISEEIKKHNAVPKEFNTIAIDDGIAMGHSGMLYSLPSRELIADSIEYVINAHCVDAMICISNCDKITPAMFMASLRLNIPSVFVSGGPMEAGKTKKKEKIDLVDAIIHGGNPNQSESFIKTIEMSACPTCGSCSGMFTANSMNCLMEAIGLALPGNGTLLATHIDRKELFQESAKTIVNITQEYYDNNNQDVLPRNIANKESFENAMSLDIAMGGSTNTILHLLAAAYEGYIDFKMSDINYLSKRVPHICKVSPSTNIYHVEDVHRAGGVMGILGELNRALLLHKKTKNILGLNLEETLKKYDILSTKDKKIIKMFHAGPGGIRTVKPFSQNYRWNTLDDNRISGCIRSYKNAYSKNGGLSILYGNLAKNGCIIKTAGVSKKNYIFSGFAKVYESQEDAVDAILSGKIIPGNIIVIRYEGPKGGPGMQEMLYPTTYLKSMNLDKSCALITDGRFSGGTSGLSIGHISPEAASQGVIALVKDGDNIQINIYEKTIHLNIPEKELNLRIIQENLKGSKAYKPQNRKRTISFALRAYASFASSADTGAIRDKNKLFDL; from the coding sequence ATGCCACGATATCGTTCATTCACAACTACACATGGTAGAAATATGTCCGGAGCAAGAGCTTTATGGCGTGCTACTGGTATGATAGATGAAGATTTTAAAAAACCAATTATAGCTGTAGTAAATTCATTTTCTCAATTTGTACCAGGACATATTCATTTACAAGAAGTAGGAAAGATAATTTCTGAAGAGATTAAAAAACACAATGCTGTTCCAAAAGAATTTAATACTATTGCAATAGACGATGGAATAGCTATGGGACACTCAGGCATGTTATATTCTCTACCATCTCGTGAATTAATTGCAGATTCTATAGAGTATGTAATCAATGCTCATTGCGTTGATGCAATGATATGCATTTCTAATTGCGATAAAATAACTCCAGCTATGTTTATGGCATCATTACGTTTAAATATACCATCAGTCTTTGTTTCAGGAGGACCAATGGAAGCTGGAAAAACAAAAAAAAAAGAAAAAATTGATTTAGTAGATGCTATAATTCATGGCGGAAATCCCAATCAATCTGAATCTTTTATAAAGACAATAGAAATGTCAGCATGTCCAACTTGTGGTTCTTGTTCAGGCATGTTTACTGCAAATTCAATGAATTGTTTAATGGAAGCTATAGGTTTAGCTTTGCCTGGAAATGGAACATTATTAGCAACGCATATTGATCGTAAAGAATTATTTCAAGAATCAGCAAAAACAATTGTCAACATCACACAAGAATATTACGATAATAATAATCAAGATGTATTACCACGAAACATAGCCAACAAAGAATCTTTTGAAAATGCTATGTCGTTAGATATTGCAATGGGTGGATCTACTAATACTATTTTACATTTATTAGCTGCAGCGTATGAAGGATATATCGATTTTAAAATGTCAGATATTAATTATCTTTCTAAACGTGTTCCTCATATTTGTAAAGTTTCTCCAAGCACTAATATATATCATGTAGAAGATGTGCATCGAGCAGGAGGCGTAATGGGAATTTTAGGAGAATTAAATCGTGCTCTTTTACTACATAAAAAAACAAAAAATATATTAGGTTTAAATTTAGAAGAAACACTAAAAAAATATGATATCTTATCTACAAAAGATAAAAAAATAATAAAAATGTTTCATGCAGGTCCAGGAGGAATACGTACAGTTAAACCATTTTCTCAAAATTATAGATGGAATACACTAGATGATAATCGTATTAGCGGATGTATTCGTTCATATAAAAATGCTTACAGTAAAAATGGCGGGTTATCTATCTTATATGGAAATTTAGCAAAAAATGGTTGTATAATAAAAACTGCTGGTGTAAGTAAAAAAAATTATATTTTTTCCGGATTTGCTAAAGTATATGAAAGTCAGGAAGATGCGGTTGATGCTATTTTATCAGGAAAAATTATTCCTGGTAATATAATAGTTATTCGTTATGAAGGTCCTAAGGGTGGACCTGGAATGCAAGAGATGCTATATCCAACAACATATCTCAAATCGATGAATTTAGATAAGTCATGTGCTTTAATTACCGATGGTCGCTTTTCTGGCGGAACATCTGGTTTATCTATAGGACATATTTCACCTGAAGCAGCAAGTCAAGGTGTAATAGCTTTAGTAAAAGATGGTGATAATATCCAAATTAATATTTATGAAAAAACCATTCACTTAAATATTCCAGAAAAAGAACTAAATCTTCGTATTATTCAAGAAAATTTAAAAGGCTCTAAAGCATACAAACCTCAAAATAGGAAAAGAACTATTTCTTTTGCTCTTCGTGCCTATGCATCTTTTGCTTCCAGCGCAGACACAGGAGCAATAAGAGATAAAAATAAATTATTTGATTTATAA
- a CDS encoding IscS subfamily cysteine desulfurase has protein sequence MKTPIYLDYASTTPVDFKVAKKMMNYLTIDGIFGNSASRSHKFGWEAEEAVDIARNEIADLIESDPREIVFTSGATESNNLAIKGVSFFHRKKGNHIITSKTEHKSVLDACRYLEGIGFSVTYLTPKNNGMIDLNDLKKNINDKTILVSIMHVNNETGIIQDIVNISKICRSNDIFFHVDATQSIGKIPVTIKNSFIDLMSFSAHKVYGPKGIGGLYVRRKPRVRLLSLLHGGGHERGMRSGTLPVHQIVGMGESFKLAKKQINDDFTHLTNLRNDLWNGIKNIEEVYLNSDLKQGAPHILNVSFNYIEGESLIMALKDLAISSGSACTSSSLEPSYVLKALGIKDELAHSSIRFSIGRFTTSEEIQHTIKSVHESINKLRALSPLWEMFKSGVDLNSIEWDHS, from the coding sequence GTGAAAACTCCAATTTATTTAGATTATGCATCTACTACCCCAGTAGATTTTAAAGTAGCAAAAAAAATGATGAATTATTTAACAATAGATGGAATATTTGGCAACTCTGCTTCTCGATCTCATAAATTTGGTTGGGAAGCGGAAGAAGCAGTTGATATTGCTCGTAATGAAATAGCTGATCTAATTGAATCAGATCCACGAGAAATTGTATTTACTTCAGGTGCAACTGAATCAAATAATTTAGCTATAAAAGGTGTTTCTTTTTTTCATAGAAAAAAAGGCAATCATATTATTACAAGTAAAACGGAACATAAGTCTGTATTAGATGCTTGTAGATATTTAGAAGGGATAGGTTTTTCTGTAACTTACCTTACACCTAAAAATAATGGAATGATTGATTTAAATGATTTAAAAAAAAATATTAATGATAAAACTATTCTTGTTTCTATAATGCATGTAAATAATGAAACTGGGATTATACAAGATATTGTTAATATATCTAAAATATGTCGATCTAACGATATTTTTTTTCATGTAGATGCTACTCAAAGTATAGGTAAAATACCAGTTACAATAAAAAATTCGTTTATAGATTTAATGTCTTTTTCAGCTCATAAAGTGTATGGCCCAAAAGGGATTGGCGGATTATACGTTCGCAGAAAACCACGTGTTCGTTTATTATCATTATTGCATGGCGGTGGACATGAAAGGGGGATGCGATCAGGAACTTTACCTGTTCATCAGATTGTTGGAATGGGTGAATCATTTAAATTGGCAAAAAAACAAATTAATGATGATTTTACACATTTAACTAATTTAAGAAATGATTTATGGAATGGTATTAAAAATATTGAAGAAGTGTATTTAAATAGTGATTTAAAACAAGGGGCACCTCATATTTTAAATGTTAGTTTTAATTATATTGAAGGTGAATCATTAATTATGGCACTTAAAGATTTAGCTATTTCTTCTGGTTCCGCGTGTACTTCTTCGAGTTTAGAACCTTCATATGTTTTAAAAGCTTTAGGTATTAAAGATGAGTTAGCACATAGTTCTATTCGTTTTTCAATTGGCAGATTTACAACAAGCGAAGAAATTCAACATACAATAAAATCAGTACATGAATCAATTAATAAATTACGAGCACTTTCGCCATTGTGGGAAATGTTTAAATCAGGAGTTGATTTAAATAGTATAGAATGGGATCATAGTTAA
- the iscU gene encoding Fe-S cluster assembly scaffold IscU, which yields MTYSKKVMDHYENPRNVGSFSSSDINVGSGLVGAPACGDVMKLQIKVNEKGVIEDACFKTYGCGSAIASSSLVTEWIKGKSIKEAESIKNTRIVEELELPPVKIHCSILAEDAIKAAIADYKNKKNKN from the coding sequence ATGACTTATAGCAAAAAAGTTATGGATCATTATGAAAATCCACGTAATGTGGGATCGTTTTCTAGTTCTGACATTAATGTTGGGAGTGGATTAGTTGGAGCTCCTGCTTGTGGTGATGTCATGAAATTACAAATCAAAGTAAATGAAAAAGGTGTTATTGAAGATGCCTGTTTTAAGACATACGGCTGCGGATCTGCAATAGCATCTAGTTCATTAGTAACAGAATGGATTAAAGGTAAATCTATAAAAGAAGCAGAATCAATTAAAAATACAAGAATAGTAGAGGAATTAGAATTACCTCCAGTCAAAATACATTGTTCTATTTTAGCAGAAGATGCTATTAAAGCAGCAATTGCCGATTATAAAAACAAAAAA